TAAGTCCCATACCAGTACCGCGCCGTCGTCGGCCGCCGCGGCGAGGTGGGTGCCCTCGGGGTCCACGGCCACCGAGTACACCGTGCCCGCGTGGTAGGGGAGCCGGTGCCGCAGTGTCCCGGTTCCGGTGTCCCAGACGAGGATCTCGTGGTCCTTCCCGCACGAGGCCAGCACACTTCCGTCGGCGCTCAGGGCGAGATCGTGCACCCTGCCGGGGTGCGCGGGCAGGGTGTGCAGCAGCGATCCCGTGTCGAGATCCCACACCCGCACGACACTGCGGCCCCCGGTGCGCGGGACGAGGTCCGGATTCCCCACGCTGCCGGCACAGATCCGCCCGTTCGCGCTCAGTGTGCTCACGGTGCTCCAGTCCGCTCCGGTGTCGAGCACGATCGGCTCGCGGGTCGGCGAAAGCGCCTCGGCCGCCTCGATCGCCGCCGTGAGGGCACGGGCGTCCTCGGGACCGGCCTCTCGTGCCGCCGAGGACAGCAGCGCCAGGGCGTTGTCCCGGTCGCCCCGCTCCAGGTGCACGAGGCCGAGCAGGTAGTCGTCGATCCAGTCGTCGACGTGGTTCTCCCGCACCTCCTCCAGGCGGGCCACGAGTCGGGCGTCGCTGAGCCGTCCCGTCCGCCAGTGGGCAGGCCCCGGTTGTAGACGGTGTGGGGGTGGTGGGGGTCGGCGTTCAACGCGTCGTCCCACAGGCGCTCGGCGCGGTCGATCTGGCCGAGGTCCAGCAGGGACAGCGCCCGGTTCGACAGTCCGTCGGCGAGCAGTTGGGCGGCGGATGGTCGCCGCCGCGGGTACGGCTGCCCCGCCACCTCCTCGTACAGCGCGGCAAGCTCGTCGGCCACCTCCGCCAGGTCGGAGGGCCGCTCGTCAGGGTCGGGTGCGAAGCATCGGGCGAGCAGCTCCGCCACCGGCTCCGGCATGGGAGGGAGCGCCGGATCGAGGTCGGCGTCCTTGCCGAAGCGGGCCAGCGCGTCACCGGCCAGCGCACCGTCGGTCACCGGTGGTCGACCGGTGAACATCTCCAGGACGCTCACGCCCCACGACCACACGTCGGTCGCGCGGGTGAGGCCGACGGACTCGCCGCTCGCGGCCCGCGCCTGTTCCGGGGAGCAGTAGGCCGGGGTCAGGCCACCACAGCTCACGAAGACCGAGTCCGCGGGGCGTTCCCCCGCGGCGGCCCTGGCACGGGCGAGGCCGAAATCGGTGAGTTTGGCCGTCCCGTCGCCGAGGAGCAGGATGTTGGCGGGCTTGACGTCCTGGTGGATCAACCCGCTGGCGTGGGCGTGGGCGAGTCCCCAGGCGCTCTGGATCGCGACGTCGAGCAGCGCGGGCAGTCCACCGCGATGGAGGCGGCGGGTTCCGATCGCCTCGGCGAGGCTGCCTCCGTCGGCCCACTCGGCGAACACGTGAGGCAGTTCGGGGAGCCTGCGCACGTAGACGCAGTCCACGACGTGCGGATGCGGGGCGAGCTCGACCCAGCGTTCCGCTTCGGCTTCGAAGCCCCGCACGGCCTCCGGGGAGGCGACGAGGTCGGGCCGGGGCACCTTGACCGCGAGATCGACTCCCCATCCCCGATGCCGGACGTGGTAGACCACGCCCATACCACCGCTGGTGATGACGTCCCGCACCTCGTAGAGGTCGTGCACCACCTGTCCGGGAAGCCAGACGGCCATCTCAGTCCGCCAGAGCCACGTAGAGCGGACTGCCCAGCACGACGTGACGGCCGTCGACACGTCCGTGGAGCAGCCGCTTGGCGACGAACTCGACGTTCTGCAGCGGGCCGCGCAGGTTCGCGGTGGCGAGCGCGACGGCCCGCAACGCCTCGTCGTCGGACGCGGTGCCCACCCCGAGGAGGTCGCCGATCTCGGGCTCGGCCGCCAGCCCCTCCAGCAGGTTCGGGGTGACCGAGCGCGGCACCCCCTCGGTGTCGTCCGCCGCGGAGGCGCCCAGGACATGTTTGCCCGAACCACCGAGACCGACGACGATGCCGTCGGACTCGCCCCCGAAGTACACCAACGACGTTCCGTGGAACGGCCCCCACCGCATCGGCAGGATGCCTCCGAAGAACTGTCCCGGCTCCTCGATCGACCCCACGTCGCCGAAGTCGTGCACGTACCGCACGACGCGCTCCAGCCGCGCGATGCGGTCGGCCTTCGACGCCGCCTCGACTCCTCGTTTCGCGCCGAGCAGCGGCAGCGTCACGCTGACCTCGGTGGTGCGTTTCCTCAGCAACGCGGGATCGATCTGTGAAAGCAACATGTCGACCTTGTCATCGCTGATGTAGACGTAGTAACGGAACGACACGGCATCACAGTACGCATCCGAGCCGGGCAGTGGGCGACGTTCTTCTCAAAGCCTTTCGGAATGCAAGTTTCATTTTCCGCAACACTTCGGGGAAACGCCCGGAGTCGCCTTTCCCGGACCTCTATGGACGACTACGCCGTCTCCTCCCGCCAGTAGTCCCTGGCCCCCCACCGGCTCCACTCGACATCGCACTCGCGCGGTTTACTTCCCATGATCCGCGTGACCAGGTCGACGTAGCCGTCGTAGAACAGCCTCCACTTGTTCGCCACGGAAGTGCTCGACAGGTTCGCCGGTCGATTCTCGGAGTCGTAGCCCACCCACCAGGCGCGGTGACAGCCGTCCTCGGCGAGGAAGGCTCGGAGGGCGTCGGCGGTCGCGTAGTGGTCCGGGTGGTCGCCGGGATTGCGGTCGCGGTCGTAGTCCGCGGCGTTGACCCAGGGATGCGCGTTCGTGGCGCCACGGCGTTCGGCCGACACGATCGCGCGCAGCGTGCGGACGAGATCGTCCCACGAAGAGTAGTGCTGGGAGGACAGTGTGGCGGTGGGAAGGCTGTCCAGGCCCGCGATGCGGCCGTCCCGCAGTTTCGCCAGACTCTGGAAGCCGGTCGAGGCGAACCCGCCGCCGTCGACGTTGCCGTCCGGGAGCCGCAGGAAGTAGCCCCGCCAGCTCTCGGCGCGGTAGCACATCACCGTGTGCCCGTTGACGGTGACGGCGGTGGGCGTGAAGTCCTCCGGCCGCGCCACCCGGAGGGAGTCCACGAGCCCGTGCTCGCGCGCCCACCACCAGTCGTCGATGCGCCCCGCGTCCCCGGCGGTGGTCACGATGCTGACCACTTTCACGTCCGGCCAGCGCAGGTCGTTGTAGAGAATGTCCCCTTTGAACAACAACACGTCGTCCGGGTGCCCGCTGATGTGGAAGACGACGTCCACACGAATCACTCCCCCGCGCGCTTCGGTACCGGTCCGGCGGCGACGCCACCTGCAACCGACATCGGTCGAGTGCTCGCGGGGTTGCACTCCCGTCGGTGCGCTCCACTCGAACGGACGCGGCCGTTCGAGTGGCCGGTGACGTCCCGCCTACTCCCGAGGTCCCCCGAACGCCGGGATTCCGGTCAGGTGTCGTAATCCACCACGAGGGTGTCCGACACCGGCAGCGACTGGCATGTCAGCACGAAGCCCTCGGCGACCTCGTGGTCCTCCAACGCGAAGTTGCGGCGCATGTCCGCCTTGCCGTCGGTGACCTTGGCGCGGCAGGTGCCGCAGACCCCGCCCTTGCACGCGAACGGCAGGTCGGGCCGGACTCGCTGGGCTCCTTCGAGGAGGGAGACGTCCCGTGGCAGCGTCACCGTCGTGGACCGGCCGTCGAGCACGACGGTGACCTCACTGGTGAGTCCGGCCACGGGCGCGTCTTCGTGCCGCACGGGCGCGGGCGGGGTGTCGACGAAGAACAGCTCCCAGTGGATGCGCTCGGGCGACACCCCGGCGTCCCGCAACCGCTCCCTGGCCGTGGTGACCATGTCGAACGGCCCGCACAACCACCAGTGGTCCACGCCGGAGAAGTCGCCGAGCACCGGTCGCAGGGCCTCCAGCTTCGCCGGGTCCAGCCGGCCGGTGAACAGCTCCGCCTCGCGCGGCTCCCGTGAGAGCACGTGCACGAGTTCGAGCCGGTCGAGGTAGCGGTCCTTCAGGTCGGCGAGTTCGTCGGCGAACATCACGGTGTCGCTACGCCGGTTGCCGTACAGCAGGGTCACCGTGGACGCCGGGTCGCGCAGCACGGTCGCCGCGATGGACAGCACCGGCGTGATCCCCGACCCGGCGGCGATCAACACATGGTGTCCGGAGGTCGTGGGGTCGGGACAGAACGTGCCCGTGGGCGTGCCGACCTCGATCGCATCGCCCGGCCGCACCTGCCGCACGAGCCAGGTGGAGAAGAGCCCGTCGGGCACCTCTCGCACCCCGATGCGCGGTGCCGCGCCCTCCGGGGCGCAGATGGAGTACGACCGTCGTTCGTCGCGGCCGTCGACCATCCGGCGCAGGGTCAGCGACTGCCCGGCCCGGAAGGCGTACGCGTCGGCCAGGTGGTCGGGAACGTCGAAGGTGATGGCCACCGCGTCCTCACAGAGCCGGGTGACGTCGGCGACGGTGAGCGTGTGGAACTCCCCGCGCAACCGGGACTTCTGACTAAGGGTCGACGTCACCTCAGATCTCCTTGACGTACTCGAACGGTTCGTGGCAGGCACGGCACCGACGCAGGGCCTTGCACGCGGTGGCTCCGAAGCGCGACACCTCCTCGGTGTCCGCCGAGCCGCACCGCGGGCACCGCACTCGCGCGGCGGGCGGCGCGAGCGTCAGCGGAACGGGTCCCGACCGCCGGGGCGCGCGCCCCGGCGGGGCGATACCCGCTTCGGCGAGCTTGCGACGCCCCTCCTCGGTGATCCAGTCCGAGGACCACGCCGGTCGCAGGACGGTGCGCACCTCGACGTCGGGGAAACCGGCTTGCCGGAGCGCGTGCACGAGGTCGTCGCGC
The window above is part of the Saccharomonospora glauca K62 genome. Proteins encoded here:
- a CDS encoding serine/threonine-protein kinase — protein: MAVWLPGQVVHDLYEVRDVITSGGMGVVYHVRHRGWGVDLAVKVPRPDLVASPEAVRGFEAEAERWVELAPHPHVVDCVYVRRLPELPHVFAEWADGGSLAEAIGTRRLHRGGLPALLDVAIQSAWGLAHAHASGLIHQDVKPANILLLGDGTAKLTDFGLARARAAAGERPADSVFVSCGGLTPAYCSPEQARAASGESVGLTRATDVWSWGVSVLEMFTGRPPVTDGALAGDALARFGKDADLDPALPPMPEPVAELLARCFAPDPDERPSDLAEVADELAALYEEVAGQPYPRRRPSAAQLLADGLSNRALSLLDLGQIDRAERLWDDALNADPHHPHTVYNRGLPTGGRDGSATPDSWPAWRRCGRTTSTTGSTTTCSASCTWSGATGTTPWRCCPRRHERPVPRTPVPSRRRSRRPRRFRRPASRSCSTPERTGAP
- a CDS encoding DUF7019 family protein gives rise to the protein MSFRYYVYISDDKVDMLLSQIDPALLRKRTTEVSVTLPLLGAKRGVEAASKADRIARLERVVRYVHDFGDVGSIEEPGQFFGGILPMRWGPFHGTSLVYFGGESDGIVVGLGGSGKHVLGASAADDTEGVPRSVTPNLLEGLAAEPEIGDLLGVGTASDDEALRAVALATANLRGPLQNVEFVAKRLLHGRVDGRHVVLGSPLYVALAD
- a CDS encoding PIG-L family deacetylase; the encoded protein is MDVVFHISGHPDDVLLFKGDILYNDLRWPDVKVVSIVTTAGDAGRIDDWWWAREHGLVDSLRVARPEDFTPTAVTVNGHTVMCYRAESWRGYFLRLPDGNVDGGGFASTGFQSLAKLRDGRIAGLDSLPTATLSSQHYSSWDDLVRTLRAIVSAERRGATNAHPWVNAADYDRDRNPGDHPDHYATADALRAFLAEDGCHRAWWVGYDSENRPANLSSTSVANKWRLFYDGYVDLVTRIMGSKPRECDVEWSRWGARDYWREETA
- the paaE gene encoding 1,2-phenylacetyl-CoA epoxidase subunit PaaE, translated to MTSTLSQKSRLRGEFHTLTVADVTRLCEDAVAITFDVPDHLADAYAFRAGQSLTLRRMVDGRDERRSYSICAPEGAAPRIGVREVPDGLFSTWLVRQVRPGDAIEVGTPTGTFCPDPTTSGHHVLIAAGSGITPVLSIAATVLRDPASTVTLLYGNRRSDTVMFADELADLKDRYLDRLELVHVLSREPREAELFTGRLDPAKLEALRPVLGDFSGVDHWWLCGPFDMVTTARERLRDAGVSPERIHWELFFVDTPPAPVRHEDAPVAGLTSEVTVVLDGRSTTVTLPRDVSLLEGAQRVRPDLPFACKGGVCGTCRAKVTDGKADMRRNFALEDHEVAEGFVLTCQSLPVSDTLVVDYDT
- the paaD gene encoding 1,2-phenylacetyl-CoA epoxidase subunit PaaD, which encodes MVTPTRTAREVAETVTDPELPMLTLADLGVLREVREEDGRVVVSITPTYTGCPAMDTMRDDLVHALRQAGFPDVEVRTVLRPAWSSDWITEEGRRKLAEAGIAPPGRAPRRSGPVPLTLAPPAARVRCPRCGSADTEEVSRFGATACKALRRCRACHEPFEYVKEI